A segment of the Haloferax marinisediminis genome:
CCCCAAGCCCGGAACGTTCCAAGACGCAGCCCGCCACGCCGAGGCCGTGGCTGATCACGGCATAGGCACAAGCCACCCCAAGGCGCTTGTAAAGATGCGAAATGCGCTCATCCGTCTGGAGAACGTGGCTAAAGAAGCACGAAAACAAGTGGTTGAGCCTGCATTAGATGACGAGATGGACGTCGGAGACAACGTTGCCGGCGTGCAAAGGCTGGAGGGCGAGCGCCCCACCGTGACGGACAACGTGGCCGCCCTGGAGATGCTCGAGGACGCTGGCGCGGATCCGGCAGAGGTAGTGAGGATCAACCCAAGGCAATTCGTCGACGCCGTCGATGGAACCGGTGTTGACCCATCGGAAGTCATCGACCGCGAGAAGTACACATTTTACCGCCGGAGCGAGTGAGTGAGCGGGTTGCCCAAGGAGAGCCCGGAGTTCCGCGCGTATCGCGAGCGAAATCACGAGAGAGCGAAACTCTCCCAAGGGACTGACGCATGTAATCGAGTTCCACTAGAAAGAGATCAATTGTAGAAAATGGTCTGTAGGAACTCCTAACTAATGGGTTTCATTTCTGCTCGCGTGAAACCAACAACAACTGCTTGCTGAATATACCCTCTAAGTTCAGCACTCCGATTCTGACAACGTTCAGAGGGGAGGGGGTATCTGTGAGCGTGCTGAACTCAGGGCGCGAGACTGAAACCCGTGTGGGTCAATAACTATAGATAACCAATGGTAAATCAGAGTTGATGAAGGCACTCATCCATAATGACCGTGGAAAGACGCGGGAATATACCGATGTAGTGAAAATCGTGAGAGATAGCGACTCGCTACGTGTAACTCGAAACGATGGAGAAAACAAAGAGCAATTCGAAATTCCAGAAGGTCTGATTGTTGAGGTGGTTGCTGAATAGAGGGCGCGTATCGCCTACAGTTTGGGACTCAGAACTGGTGTAGCTGTATTACTTGATTCGAATGCATTCAAAATAATCTATCGCAACATGATTGCCGAGTGTCCCATCTTCAAGTTCCACTGATTTCGAAGAGAATTCTGCTTTGAATTTTTGTAACATGTCCTGTACCAGCGCCAAGTTTTCATCATTGTATTCAAACCCATGGGATTGGAATTCTATACCCTCGTCGGAAGGTTTGTGCGAATATTGAATCGGGAAATCGTTCTCTTCCATCAGTCGTTTCATTTTCTCCTCGTCCTTATCATCATAACCAGTAATCCACACATGAAGTCGGGTTGTTGGTTCGGGCATGGGTCGTGATACCCCTCCTTGCGTCTATAATCTAATGGTCAGGAGTTTAGCGTGCTGAATTCACTCTCTATATTCAGCACGTTACTCCTGTCAAGCTCTGTAATTTTCAACAGAGTCAATTTAGTCAAACTGCCTCCACGAGGCCTGAGGCGATCTAAGTGCCCAAGTTTCAGTTTGTGGGTCTAGCTTTTCTTGACTATCAACACCGTACTCCGTGAGGATTCCAGCATTCACGAGGAAGGCCTTGTACTGGAATATTGTATTCGTATGGTAAATCGACTTTTTCTCAAATACCGACGGACGAATGTTCCCATCTGAATCAAATACTTCACCGTCAGAAAACTCAGTGCTCATCTTTCGTTGATTGACAAAGAGTTCAACAGCGAGGTCGGGACTCCTAGATGCCAGTTCCTTTGCAACGAGTTCCAGTGATGGTTCTGTTTCGGTATTTTCCATCAAATCATTGATCACGTCGATGAGTTCTCTCGTACCCGGGTACTCGAGAACAACCCACCGCGCCATGAGTCCCAGTATCGGTTCCATTTGGATCAGGGGCTTCGCCTTCCGTCGGAGTCGTTGAACTACTTCAAGAACTTCGTTGAGACCTCCATATGCGTCGATCAGCGCGTGAACGACAGTTTGTCCGAGCGGAGTGAGTTTTTCGCCGTCTACACCGTCCACAATAAGCCCCAGAGAACGTGCGTCTCGTCGACAGTCAGCTACAGACGAAATCACGTACTCTTCACAGAGAGCACCTGTCTCGCCATCTGCTGCTACACAAACCGCATACCCGAGTGGGTTCTTTGGGCTATTCTTCGTTAATTTGGTCAGTTCGGGTGTCCCAATTTGAGCATTGTACCGAATACGGTCACCAATCGGAACTGCCGCTGCTGCAGCGATCCGAGGCGTTTCCTCTACGGTTACAGTACCATCAGATTCGACACCGAGTAACCCAACGTTGAGATCACTCGCTAACTGTTTGTGCCACCGTTCGATGTCGGATTTGGGTACGGCAGCAATAGATATATTTACCTCTTCGAAATGGCGGTGGGCCTGAGAGATCGCCTCTGAAACTGCCGCTGAATTGCTTGTCTTTCCCTTGGCTTCGATCGCAGCAAGTGGGGGAGACATGAGGTTGACATCTCCAACCGTATGATAGCTCGATTCTTTCGGGAGCGCCACTAACATGTCGGGTTCGCCAGTCGAAAGCCGAATCGGGGCCATCGGTTCGAGACGTTCTCGAACGTCGGCGGGGACGGGTGCCGAACCCCAATCAGTTACTGCGAACTGAGTGTCGACAACTGCATGGCCTTCAGTCGATTCCGTCGGCAAAAGATACTCCTTTGAATGTATCAAGACGACAGGTTCGATTAGCGGCAACAAGTGAGAGGACATTTTCTATAGAAGTGTATCGTGTCTAATAGGTGTGCCGAGAACTTGCCCCTGGCGCACCGGAAAGGTGCGAGCAAAGTGAGATGAGACGGTAAGGATCAACTCATCGCAAACAGCGGGCAAACGTGAGTCGTGAGAACGAAGGACACAGAGAGGGATGTCGTCTATACAGAGTAGACACAGTTGCTAGAGTGTTAGCGGGGAAGTCGAGTGTTCAGACGTCGTTTCGAGAGACAACACACCTGGGACCACATAACTGACTTCGAGCACAGGTTAGCTATTTTAACGACGATTTGAGATGGTGCCGTTGGTAGCTCAAGCCTGAAGAACTGGCTGAAAATAGACCCACAGACGGCGAAAGTGCTGATTTCTTATAGCCGATTGGAGCTGTCGAGCCTCCACATACCACCGTACAACCATCAGTATCTTCTTCAATCTGTTTGTGGAGGTGCCCCAGTGCGAGCACATCAAAGTTGACACCACAGTACTCGCGTGCCCACCGAAGTACGTCATTGACAGTACCAATTGCGCGGTCTGATAGAGAATACGGCTGAACAGACTGATGTAAAGTTAAAATCGAATATTGATTATTAGACGGGCTACCTTTCAATAGTGCTGCTTCCCACTCAGATTGCCTAGTGAAATCAACCCCATAGAGGTCTAGATGTTTTCCGACCTTGGTAGGGGTAGTAGACAGGTGGGTTGCAAGCCCGTCCCGTTCGTATGTTTTCAGTATCTCTGTCCCCTCTTTACGCTCATGGTTGCCCAGAATGTAATAAAATGGGATGTTTGCTGATCGTAAATACGAAAGCTGTTTGCGACACGTCGAAGAAAGTGACTCAGAGATACCATGGCGATCGTTATGAAACAAATCACCCGAATGAAAGACAGCATCAACGTCCTTCGCTACTGCGAACTCGATAGCTCGTTTGAAACCTGGAACACAATCAACTGTGCGTTTGTACCGTTTTGATCCCGCATTGGTTTTCCCCAGGTGAGAGTCAGTCATCTGGAGCACTACCGTGTCGTCAGATGCTGTTTGAGAGCCCGTTTTGTTTTTGTAATCGACGGCACCACGATATCCTATGCGGTTCCAGTCGTGTCGTTTGTCGCGTTTCCCGCTTACGTGTGCAGCAACAGAGGAGATTTCTCCCGTATAGTTACACTTACTGACCGGACACCGAACGTGACCTCGAGGAAGGTCCCTCTCTGAAGAATTCTGCACCCGCTTGAAGTGATTTGCACCATCGTAACCGAGCCGAGACCAGCTATGCTGTGTGTCTCTTTTACCACTAATATGCCCTGCAACCGAAGCTACTGGGCCGCGATAATCACAGCCGGCTACTGGACAGTTCATCTGAAAAATATCTTATCTTCGGTTAATATAAATGACTTCTCCGTTCCCCTTATTTGATTGAAATACAAGAGTAACATGACAGGTTTTGCTAGAATTGGGGTGCCACTTTCGAATGGCGAAGAGTGGAGAGGTTGGCTGAGCCGGCAGTTTGATTTAAGAACGGAGAAAATACTGTGTCGTGTCAGAGAGCCTAAAGCAACGCCTCGCCGAATTCAAAAATCGGCTCAACCGTCTCCCAGAGGCCGAAGAGACCCCTCGTACGACACTTCAGATCCTCGGTCGGAGCCGAATAGAACAAGACTGGCAACGACTTCTATTTTACTTTCTCTCGCCTGACGAGGCACATGGACTCGAATCCGCCCTTTTAGAACATCTCATGACGGCACTTTCCGAAAGAGAGGGCCTGGATTTTGCGTTCTCCCGTTTTGACCTGGACAACACGCATGTCGAGCTCGAAGTTGTTACCTCCAATGGTCGACGGCCTGATGCTGTATTCTGGTCGAGTGAAGATTGGTTTCTTTGTTGGGAACTGAAAGTCACAGCCGCGGAGGGCACAGACCAAACGCCAGATTATGTCGCCGCTGATTCGTTCCCGAGTATTGACCTCCACAAAGACAATGTACCCTGCAGTGGCCATCGGTATCTCTACCTCGCTCCGGAAGGGTCACCTCCACCGAAAGCAGACGAGTTCCACCAAGTCTCGTGGGAGTGGGTTAGTTCGGAACTCCAATCGTTCCTTTCGAAGAGCCACGGCAGATATCCAGCACAAACGACAGCGCAACTCAACGACTTCATCAGCACAATCCAGACCGAACTTACGATGACTGAATACCGAGAAAACCAACAAGAGAAAGCGAACTTGTACTTCGATTACTATGACGAAATCAAAGAAGCCCAGGCGGCTTTCGATAAGCAATGGGACGCGTTTGCAGAGGATTGGGCAGTACAACTGGCACAACTCTTCGATGAGTCAGGGACTGGTGAAACCTCGACGAACTCTGATAACGACGTCATACTCACATTCGATGGTAATCGTGACCAGTGGATATTCCGACAGGGCTATCCAGACTGGGCGGGGATAACCAAGGAACGTTGGTGGCGAAACAAGGCAGACTTATCTCCTATTTCCCCCACTGCGGAAGCCGACGATCAGATTCGACTGGCGTTCTATCATCGGTTACGACAGAACCGTGAACGTGCAATTCGGGATGACACACTGGAGTTCCAACTCTGGCACGGGACAAGCAGTACTGACGAATTCGAGTACGCATTCAGAGATGCCCTCGCAAAGAAGGTCGATGGACTGACACGTGGATGCCCTCAGGCTGTGACGCTCACCGGGAAACGTGGGAATCCTCTAATTGCGACCTACGATATCCCGGTTGAGGAATACGACGATTTCTTTCAGGCGTATCTCGCTGCACTGCAAGACGGGTTATTGGATCTCGCGGTCGAACATAGCGAACTGATCGACGCCATCGACCAATCGTTCGAAGAGAATCTCCAAATCTTCGAATAGAAACTCGATTGCCTTCGATGAGGACTGTAAATAGATAGTATCAAACTAGCCATTTCTCAATCAAGATATTATTCCAAGGTGAGATTATATACGAGTATATCCCAACTTCACTGTATGACCGACAAAATAGAGTTTAACCCAGAAAAGACAGCGGAATTGATTAAAAAACATGGGCGACATATCCACGACGAAGATGCTCAAGAAGAGAGGCTTCGTGACTTAATTCAATTAGACAAAGAGACAGACCTCAACCGCAGAAATTTGCAAAATAAGCTGCGTGAGAATTTTGATGAGCTTTCGAAACACAACGGTGAATTGCGACCCCACATTCGGTTTCCTCTTGACTCCGAAGCGTTTGAGAATGCGATTAAGAAGACTCTTGACGGAGAGGTAGCAGGCGTGAGCGCAGAAGGATATGTCATTGACTTCGACGCGTGGAATGACATGGGAACAATCCAGATGGGTATCGATATACAACAACTGATAGAGAGTACATTAACAAATCCAGATATGTGGGACGTCGAGTACTCTGGTCCTGATGACTATGATACTGTGATATCGTACTACGATGGTGAACCAGCACTCCTCCAACCAGAAGTGCAATCTAGAGAATTCCCTTCTCATTACGTTGTTGACACGTATTATACTACTCTCCTTCGAGATATGAGCAATGAGTGTGCTGAAGCAGTGGATACAATGCATGAGGTTGTAGATGCAATCCCAGATGTCCACTGGGGAGGAGAACCAAAACTTACCAGAGTGGGTGCAACATATAGGTTCGCGTCAACGTTACGGGTCCGGTGAATCTCAAACGCGACTGAAGCAATCTGACCGCAAACTTCGACCCGTCCATCGAGGTTGAGCTTTGTATGTTTGATTTCAAGTGAATTTTTTCACCCAAAAAACTATGTTAGGGTCAATCATCGTTTTCCGCATGGGTAATCGACGACGGAAAGACAAGGCGCACGATATCGGTGATTCAATGCCAGGGACATATGGCGACAGCCAAGGGACGATTCACGATCGTCAAGGAGGAGGACCGACGTTCAATCCCGAAGATGATGTGATTGTACCAGGCGAGATTCACGAACAGTTCAACAAGGAAAAGCCGAGCAGCAATAATCCCAACCCGGACGCAGATACTGAAGAACAAGACGAGATAAGTAAACGAATGCGGTACGCGAAGAGATACGGCGATTCTTGGCCGGAGGACCGGAAACGTCGGTTCCTCCGCGAACACGATGTGTCGGCGGAGAAGATGGGTTGGAAAGTTACCGAATAGCCAAACTGAAAGTGCAGAGAACCTATAACACTGCTGGCCTCAATTTTCACCCGATGTTTGTTCCCACTAACTTAGATTCAGAATTTAATGAATAGAGACATGGACGATAATCCGTTTCAAAATTGGTCGCGTGACAATGGAAGCCTCCTAAGTGCTTCTCTTACACAAGGCCAATATCCGCCAGTCTCCGTCGTCAAAGCCTACGAAAACGCGGTTGAGAAGCTCGACATAGGTGTTTTCGGAAAAGACGAGTACGTGATTCCGCTATTCGACTCGGAAGTTCCGAAACCCACTGGTGAGTATGTTCAGTACAAACCTGCGACGAAGAAAATCAAAATATACGACAGGGACAAAGGGCGCCTCAACTGGCTGCCGCCACAGAAAGTGTCGACAACGAATCTCGGCCAACGACTACGCTGGTGGATTCCAGAAATCAAACAAGGTGTCAAGACACTTGATGACGATCAAATACCTCCAAAAGCCGTCTCACCCATCAACACACTGAGTGATAGTGAGACGTCCGAGTTCTTTGCCGAGATGCGTGGGGTCGTCAAACAGGAACGAAGGGCCAATAA
Coding sequences within it:
- a CDS encoding metallophosphoesterase, whose product is MNCPVAGCDYRGPVASVAGHISGKRDTQHSWSRLGYDGANHFKRVQNSSERDLPRGHVRCPVSKCNYTGEISSVAAHVSGKRDKRHDWNRIGYRGAVDYKNKTGSQTASDDTVVLQMTDSHLGKTNAGSKRYKRTVDCVPGFKRAIEFAVAKDVDAVFHSGDLFHNDRHGISESLSSTCRKQLSYLRSANIPFYYILGNHERKEGTEILKTYERDGLATHLSTTPTKVGKHLDLYGVDFTRQSEWEAALLKGSPSNNQYSILTLHQSVQPYSLSDRAIGTVNDVLRWAREYCGVNFDVLALGHLHKQIEEDTDGCTVVCGGSTAPIGYKKSALSPSVGLFSASSSGLSYQRHHLKSSLK
- a CDS encoding PD-(D/E)XK nuclease family protein; protein product: MSESLKQRLAEFKNRLNRLPEAEETPRTTLQILGRSRIEQDWQRLLFYFLSPDEAHGLESALLEHLMTALSEREGLDFAFSRFDLDNTHVELEVVTSNGRRPDAVFWSSEDWFLCWELKVTAAEGTDQTPDYVAADSFPSIDLHKDNVPCSGHRYLYLAPEGSPPPKADEFHQVSWEWVSSELQSFLSKSHGRYPAQTTAQLNDFISTIQTELTMTEYRENQQEKANLYFDYYDEIKEAQAAFDKQWDAFAEDWAVQLAQLFDESGTGETSTNSDNDVILTFDGNRDQWIFRQGYPDWAGITKERWWRNKADLSPISPTAEADDQIRLAFYHRLRQNRERAIRDDTLEFQLWHGTSSTDEFEYAFRDALAKKVDGLTRGCPQAVTLTGKRGNPLIATYDIPVEEYDDFFQAYLAALQDGLLDLAVEHSELIDAIDQSFEENLQIFE